Genomic window (Hydrogenimonas cancrithermarum):
GGGATCCGGATGCGGTTTTCCCGCTTCTCTGAAGAGTGCGAATTTACTTGAAATCGCCGCCTTTTCGAAGGTTCCTCCAATACCGACACCGACAATGATCGGGGGACATGGATTAGGTCCCGCTTCGGAAATAACGCTTTTGACAAAATCGATGACACCTTCCCGCCCCTGCGCCGGTGCCAATACACGGGCACGACTGACGTTCTCGCTTCCTCCGCCTTTGGCGGCATATTCGATTTCGATCGTATCACCCTCGACCAGGTCGATATGAATAACTGCAGGGAGGTTGTAGCCTATTTTGTCTTTCAGGTTCTCACGGGTGAAGCAGTCACAGGTCGAAGCACGGAGATACCCTTCGACATACCCCTGCTCGGTCCCTTCGTTGATAGCATCTTTCAAAAGTCCACCGGTTATCTTTACATCCTGCCCGATCTTGACGAAATAGACGGCAAGGCCGGTGTCCTGACAGAGCGGTCTTTTCTCTTCGCGTGCGATTTCGGCATTTTCGAGCAACTGTTCCAGCACTTTTTTCGCTACCGGACTCTTCTCTTTTTCATGCGCTTCTTTCAGCTTTTTAAGAGCATCTTCCGGCAGGTTCGTCGCTGTGTGGATAACCATGTTTTTGACGGCTTTTACAATATCTTCATAGGCAATCTCTCTCATGATCACTCCTCGAAAAAGTTGTTTTCGTTGAGAGTATCGATCAGTTTTTGAACGGACTCGACAGATTTTCTGAACATTTTGCGTTCACATGCATTGAGAGAAACGTTGATGATATCCTCGGCACCGTTTGCACCGATGCTGACCGGAACTCCGCTGACGACATCGCTGTAGCCGTACTCTCCGTCGAGATAGACGGCACACGGATAGATCTGTTTTGTATCTTTCAAAATCGCTTCGACCATGATCGTCGCGGATTTAGCAGGTGCATAATAGGCGGAACCTGTTTTTAGATAACTGACGATCTCCGCACCTCCATGTTTCGTTCTTTCGACGATTTCATCGATCTCTTCGTCTGTCAAAAGATCGTTAAGCGGAACACCTGCAACTGTAGAGTACCGTGGAAGCGGAACCATGTCATCACCATGCCCTCCCATGACAGATGCGCGGATTTGGCCCGCTCCATAGCCAAGTTTTTCCTGAATGAAGTAGGCCATTCGCGAACTGTCGAGGATACCGGCCATCCCAAGTACACGATTTCTCTCGAAACCGCTCTCCTTGAGTGCAACGTAGGTCATCGCATCCAACGGATTGGAGACCATGATGATAATGGCGTTTGGCGAATAGTTTTTGATATCACGAACGACTTCGCGTGTAATCAATGCATTTTTCAAAAGCAGGTCGTCACGGCTCATTCCCGGAAGGCGTGGGCTTCCTGCGGTCACGACGACAACATCGCAGTCGCTGAGCTGTTCAGGCTCTTCGGCCACGGAAACGATAGTATGGCTTCTTGCCGCAGCGGCCGCTTGACTCATATCCAGTGCTTTGCCCTTCGCGATATCGATTTTGTTATCTCGAAGTATGATTTCATGGCAAGATCCATTCATGGCAAGAATAAACGCGGCCGTCGAACCAACATTCCCAGCTCCAACGATTCCGACTCGTTTTCCTTTTCCCATTGGCAATCCTTTTTTTTAAATTTTTCCAGCCTGCCGATTTGGTGAGACTATAGAAGAGAATATACAAGTATAAAGTATATGTGAAGATAAACGAATAAAACTTCAAAGATTCAAAATTTTACCCACCTATCTTGTTTAGTTTTCCCACACCCTAAGGGTGCGGAAAAACGAATATTATGCGATGGAATCGATAATTTTGTTGAGAGTTTCGCTCGGGCGCATCGCTTTTTCGGCTTTGGCGTCATCCATATGATAGTACCCGCCGATATCCTGCGGTTTGCCTTCGGAAGCGAGAAGTTCGGAGACGATCTTCTCTTCGTTC
Coding sequences:
- the mdh gene encoding malate dehydrogenase; protein product: MGKGKRVGIVGAGNVGSTAAFILAMNGSCHEIILRDNKIDIAKGKALDMSQAAAAARSHTIVSVAEEPEQLSDCDVVVVTAGSPRLPGMSRDDLLLKNALITREVVRDIKNYSPNAIIIMVSNPLDAMTYVALKESGFERNRVLGMAGILDSSRMAYFIQEKLGYGAGQIRASVMGGHGDDMVPLPRYSTVAGVPLNDLLTDEEIDEIVERTKHGGAEIVSYLKTGSAYYAPAKSATIMVEAILKDTKQIYPCAVYLDGEYGYSDVVSGVPVSIGANGAEDIINVSLNACERKMFRKSVESVQKLIDTLNENNFFEE
- a CDS encoding fumarate hydratase produces the protein MREIAYEDIVKAVKNMVIHTATNLPEDALKKLKEAHEKEKSPVAKKVLEQLLENAEIAREEKRPLCQDTGLAVYFVKIGQDVKITGGLLKDAINEGTEQGYVEGYLRASTCDCFTRENLKDKIGYNLPAVIHIDLVEGDTIEIEYAAKGGGSENVSRARVLAPAQGREGVIDFVKSVISEAGPNPCPPIIVGVGIGGTFEKAAISSKFALFREAGKPHPDPEVAEFEKELLYELNKLGIGAMGMGGTETVLAVHVEKNPCHIASLPVSVNVQCHSSRHSHVTL